A single genomic interval of Sebastes umbrosus isolate fSebUmb1 chromosome 11, fSebUmb1.pri, whole genome shotgun sequence harbors:
- the LOC119496927 gene encoding protein S100-A11-like, with protein sequence METAIGVLVSQFKAYAGSDGSSDTLSRDEFHRLVTSELPNFVKNAADPAAIDQLMSSLDKDNDGELNFLEFWQLIGHLASKHGGFSQ encoded by the exons ATGGAGACTGCTATTGGTGTGCTGGTGTCCCAGTTCAAGGCATACGCTGGCAGCGATGGTTCCTCTGACACGCTGAGCAGAGATGAGTTCCACAGACTGGTCACATCAGAGCTCCCTAACTTTGTCAAG AATGCTGCTGACCCCGCTGCCATTGACCAGCTCATGAGCTCATTGGACAAGGACAATGATGGAGAGCTCAACTTCCTGGAGTTCTGGCAGCTGATTGGGCATCTCGCAAGCAAGCATGGGGGGTTCAGCCAATAG
- the si:ch211-105c13.3 gene encoding protein S100-A16 produces the protein MESAIKTVVTTFLSSTRGKENLEGSGFQKLVKKQLGGLMEDANCSSAVKEMQQGLDANQDGKVSFQEYLTLIGYLANAVSQKKSGAPAQTDAS, from the exons ATGGAGTCAGCCATTAAGACAGTGGTGACCACGTTTCTCAGTTCTACCAGGGGGAAGGAGAACCTAGAAGGGAGTGGCTTCCAGAAACTAGTGAAGAAACAGCTTGGTGGCCTCATGGAG GATGCAAACTGCTCTTCTGCCGTTAAGGAGATGCAGCAGGGATTGGATGCGAACCAAGATGGGAAGGTCAGCTTCCAGGAATACctcactctgattggctaccTGGCCAACGCCGTCAGTCAGAAAAAGAGCGGAGCCCCGGCCCAGACAGACGCATCGTAG